One part of the Bradyrhizobium sp. CB1650 genome encodes these proteins:
- a CDS encoding aspartate ammonia-lyase, protein MSQIRIEKDSLGQRELPAEALYGINTVRALENFPLTGRSIATLPGFVAAMAMVKEAAARANQEIGALSADRAEAIIKACREVRAGKHDAHLVVDVLEGSGGTSCNMNVNEVVANLAARLAGKPVGDYAFVHPNEHVNLGQSTNDVVPTAMKLAVFRVLEGASLALTRLAEGFSEKKTEYAKTLRLGRTCLQDAVPMLLGQTFGGYQAVTQRHAEHLEDLRRQLLTVPLGGTAVGTGLNSRPGYKQAVFRHLSVVVGQEVKSTPDAFDGMQNLDTCARLSAELRNSANSLWKIANDLIVLSSGPGGGIGEIALPAVQAGSSIMPGKVNPVIPMAVCQTAFAICGNDAAIALACQQGLLEINHYELLICDRLIDSITLLQRSATIFLERCVRLLTANEERSWQNLLASSALATTLVPELGYAPVATIVRAALDEHRSFLDVAVERGLLRREDVRSAMRRAAVEPSSAPG, encoded by the coding sequence ATGAGTCAGATACGGATCGAGAAAGACAGTCTCGGCCAACGAGAACTGCCTGCGGAGGCGCTCTACGGCATCAATACCGTTCGGGCTTTGGAGAACTTTCCACTCACCGGCCGCTCGATCGCGACGCTGCCCGGATTTGTCGCGGCAATGGCGATGGTCAAGGAAGCCGCGGCGCGTGCCAATCAGGAAATCGGTGCGCTCTCGGCGGACCGAGCGGAAGCCATCATCAAGGCTTGCCGGGAGGTTCGTGCCGGAAAGCACGATGCGCACCTTGTCGTCGACGTGCTCGAAGGATCGGGCGGCACCTCATGCAACATGAACGTGAACGAGGTGGTCGCAAATTTGGCTGCGAGGCTGGCCGGCAAGCCGGTGGGTGACTACGCGTTCGTCCATCCGAATGAGCACGTCAATCTCGGTCAATCGACCAATGACGTGGTGCCGACGGCCATGAAGCTTGCTGTCTTTCGCGTGCTCGAGGGTGCTTCCCTTGCCTTGACGCGATTGGCCGAGGGCTTCTCCGAAAAGAAGACAGAGTACGCCAAAACACTGAGGCTGGGTCGGACCTGTTTGCAGGATGCCGTGCCAATGCTGCTCGGTCAGACTTTCGGGGGATATCAGGCGGTCACACAACGCCACGCCGAGCATTTGGAGGATCTGCGCCGTCAATTGCTGACCGTCCCGCTCGGCGGAACTGCGGTTGGCACAGGACTGAATTCGAGACCGGGCTACAAACAGGCGGTCTTCCGTCACCTGTCGGTTGTGGTCGGCCAGGAGGTCAAATCGACGCCCGATGCGTTCGATGGAATGCAGAACCTCGACACGTGCGCTCGCTTGTCAGCCGAGCTGCGAAACTCCGCAAATTCTCTCTGGAAGATCGCCAATGACCTCATTGTGCTCTCGTCGGGTCCAGGCGGCGGCATCGGAGAGATCGCGTTGCCGGCCGTTCAGGCAGGCTCCTCGATCATGCCTGGCAAGGTCAATCCCGTTATTCCCATGGCAGTTTGCCAAACCGCATTCGCCATCTGCGGGAACGACGCTGCGATCGCATTGGCCTGCCAGCAAGGGTTGCTTGAGATCAACCATTACGAACTGCTGATCTGCGATCGTCTGATCGATTCGATCACCCTCCTTCAGCGTTCGGCGACGATCTTCCTCGAACGGTGCGTACGCTTGCTGACGGCAAACGAGGAGCGATCCTGGCAGAACCTGCTGGCGTCGAGTGCGCTAGCGACCACTCTTGTGCCCGAGCTCGGGTACGCGCCCGTCGCCACCATCGTACGCGCGGCTCTCGATGAGCATCGATCGTTTCTCGATGTCGCCGTCGAACGCGGACTGCTGCGTCGAGAAGACGTGCGTTCGGCCATGCGCCGCGCTGCCGTTGAGCCGTCAAGCGCGCCGGGGTGA